The region CCGTTCAGCAGGGAGACGTAGGAGAACCCGACCAGGATGATGACGAAGAAGAGCAGGAGCAGCCGGACCCCCATGCGCGGGCCTCCTCGGGAAGGGCTATTGGTCCTCCGGCACGGGGATCTCGGCGGCGGATCCCCAGAGCCGGTCGAACTTGTAGAATTCCCGGACCTCGTCCAGGAACACGTGCACGACCATGTCGGCGTAGTCCAGCAGCACCCAGCGACCGTCCCGGACTCCCTCGACGACGAAGGGCCGCGTCCCTTCCTTCCGGAGCGTCTCCTCGATGTGGCCGGCGATGGTGGTCACCTGACGGTCCGAGGTGCCCGAGCAGATCAGGAAATAGTCGGTGAAGGATGCGCTTTCCCGGACGTCCAGGGCCCGGATGCCGACGGCCTTCTTTTCCTGCGCCATCCGGGCGCAACGGATCAGCGTCTCCCTGGTCGTGATGGCGGTCATCCCTCCCCGGGACGGGTATAGAGCCGGTTTCCGGCGATATGCTTCTCCACCTCCGGCGGAACGAGCCCCCGGATGCTCTTCCCGCATGCCACCTTCTCGCGGATTCCGCGCGAAGAAATATCCAGGGCCGGGAAGGCGGGGCAGAACAGCTTCCGTCCCCCCGGCAGGAGATAGCTTTCCCCGTTCCAACTATAGCAATGCGGTTTTTCTTTTTCAATACGCAACCCTTCCGGCGGCGACGGCTCGCCCGCGGCTCCCGGGCGGGGAAGCAGGATGAAATCGCACGCCGCGAGAAACTCCCGGTACCGGTGCCAGGTGGCGATCTCCGCGAAGGAGTCGGCCCCCATCACGAAGAGCCAGTCGACCCCGGGCCCGGCCCGGCGGAACTCCAGGACGGTGTCCAGGGAATAGGAGGGGCCTTCCCTGCGCAGCTCCAGGTCGGACACCTCGAATCCGGGAATCCCCCGGATGGCGGCGGCGGTCATCGCCAGCCGCTGCGCGGCGTCGGAGACCGGCTGCCCCGGCTTGTGCGGGGGATGGCGGGCCGGCAGGAAGACGACCCGGGGGAGGGAAAAGGCCTCCTTCACCTCGATCGCCATCCGCAGGTGCCCGATGTGGAACGGGTCGAAGGTTCCGCCGAATAGGGCCGCGGATGTTCGCGGGGGAGGCACGCCGCTACGTCCGGACCTGGCCGTCCCCGAAGGCGATGAACTTCGTCGTGGTGAGCTCGGTCAGCCCCATCGGGCCGAACGCGTGGATCTTGGTGGTGCTGATCCCGATCTCGGCGCCCAGGCCCAGCTGGAACCCGTCGTTGAACCGGGTGGAGGCGTTCACGAGCACCAGCGAGGAGTCCACCTCGCGGATGAAGCGCATCGCCCGCGCATGATCCTTCGTGAGAATCGCCTCGGTGTGCAGGGAGCCGTACGTCCGGATATGCGAGAGGGCCGCCTCCATCGAGGGGACCACGCGCACCGCCAGGATCAGGTCGAGAAACTCGGTACCCCAGTCCTCCTCCCTCGCGGGCTTCGCCGCCGGCACGAGCCGCACCGTCTCCGGGCAGCCGCGGATCTCGACACCGTGCCGGACCATCTCGGCCGCGGCGGCGGGCAGGAAGGAGCCGGCCGCCCTCTCGTGGACGAGCAGCGTCTCCATCGCGTTGCAGACGCCGGGACGCTGGACCTTGGCGTTCACGCAGACGGAGATCGCCTGCGGCAGATCCGGATCCTCGTCCACGTAGATGTGGCAGACCCCCTTGTAGTGCTTGATGACCGGGATGCGGGACTTTTCCGCGACGCTGCGGATCAGCCCTTCCCCGCCGCGGGGGATGATGAGGTCGATGTACTCCTCCGCCCGGAGCATCTCGTCGATCGCCGCCCGGTCGGTCCGCCGGATCACCGAGACCGCGTCCTCCGGAAGGCCGGAGGAGGCGAGCGCTTCCCTCAGGATTTCCGCGATGGCGAGGTTGGAGTGGATCGCCTCCGATCCGCCCCGGAGGATGACGGCGTTTCCCGACTTGACGCACAGCGCGGCGGAGTCGGCCGTCACGTTCGGCCGCGATTCGTAGATGATCCCGATCACCCCGAGGGGGATCCGCATTTTTCCCACCCAGAGCCCGTTCGGGCGCCTCCACATCCGCTCGACTTCCCCCACCGGGTCGGGAAGGGAGACCACCTCCTCGATTCCGGCCGCCATCTGGGCGATCCTCCCCTCGTCCAGGGCGAGGCGGTCGACCATCGCGCCGGAAAGCCCCCGGTCCGCGGCGGCCGCAAGGTCCGTCCGGTTCTCCCGGAGGATCCGTTCCGACTGCTCCCGCAGCCCCCGGGCCATGGCGGAAAGGGCACGGTTCTTCTCGGAGGCGCCGGCATGCCCGATCCGCGCGGCCGCCTCCCGCGCGGCGCGGCAGACCTCGTTCACCGAATTCCGGAGTTCCGTCATCTACCGGTCCGCTCTTTTCCCTTCCCCGGCCCCCTCGTGGCGGGGGAGGATCGTCAGGTTGTCCCGGTGGACCACCTCGGCGGGGAGATTCTCCCCGAGGAGCGCGCGGACGTCGGGAGTCTTCTTCCCCATTCCCGCCTCGACCTGCCCGCTGTCCCAGGAACTGATCCCCCGCGCGACCTCCCGTCCCCGCCGGTCGCTGATGGAGACGGCGTCGCCGCTGCGGAAGGTCCCGCGCACCCCCGTGATCCCCGCGGGGAGCAGGCTTTTTCCCTGCTCCCGGAGGACCAGGATCGCCCCGTCGTCGACGGTGATCGTCCCGTGGGGATGCCTCGCGTAGGCGATCCACATCTTCCGCCGGTTTGCCTTCCCGGGGCCGCCGGGCAGGATCAGCGTTCCGACCTCCTTCCCCGCGAGGATGTCGGCGAGGGAGCGGGGCGACAGCCCCGAGGCGATCACCACGGGGATCCCCGAGTCGCTCGCCAGCCTCGCCGAGAGGAGCTTGGAGCCCATGCCGCCGGTCCCGACGGTCCCCCGGGACTGCCCGGAAGCGGCCCGGATCCTCTCCTCCGTGATGCGCTCGAGCAGGGGGAGGAGGCGGGCGTCGCGGTGGCGGAGCGGGTCCCGGTCGAACACCCCCTTCCGGTCGGTGAGCAGCACCATGAGGTCGGCTCCGACCATCTGGGTGACCAGGGCGGCGAGGTGGTCGTTGTCCCCCAGCCGGATCTCCTCGGTGGCGACGGTGTCGTTCTCGTTGATGATCGGGACGATCCCCCGCGCCAGAAGCGTCTCGATCGTGTTCCGCGCGTTGATGTACCGTTCCCGGCTTTCGAAGTCCTCGTGGGTGAGCAGCAGCTGGCCGACCTGCCGCCCCCGCCGCTCGAAGGCGCGCTCGTAGGCCTGCATCAGGGTGGTCTGCCCCACGGCCGCAGCCGCCTGCTTGAGGGCGATGGTGCGCGGCTTCTCCCGCATCCCCAGCTTCTTGCGCCCCGCCGCGATCGCTCCCGAGGTGACGACCACGAAGCGGATCCCGTCCCGCTCCCAGGAGGCGGTCACCTGGGAGGCGAGGGCGCGGATCGTGGGGAGGCGGAGCCCCGCCTCGACGTCGGCGAGCGTTCCGCTTCCGAGTTTCACCACGACCCTGCGGATCCTGCGGGAACGGAGCAGGGATGCACGCGCCGCCGCGCTGTCAGGATTCATGCCGTCGGCCTTCTCCGGAGCGCCACCAGGGCATCCAGCAGGGTCTTGACCCCCATCCCGGTGGCCGCGGAAATATAATAGGCATTCCCTTCCGGGATTTTCAACATCGCCCGGGCCTTTTCCGCCGCCTCCCGCGCGCCGGGGAGGTCGGTCTTGTTGAAGGCGAGCAGGGCCGGGCGGGCGACGAGCCCGGGGTTGAACCGTTCCAGCTCCTCCCGCACGGTCCGGTAGGCGGCGGCGATCTCCCGCGGCGGCTTCGAGGAGTCCAGGACATGGACCAGCACCTCGGTCCGTTCCGCGTGCTTGAGGAACCGGTGCCCCAGCCCTGCCCCCCGGTGTGCCCCCTCGATCAGCCCGGGAAGGTCGGCCACCACGAAATCCTCGTCCCGGTGGGACACCATGCCGAGCACGGGGGAGAGGGTGGTGAAGGGATAATCGGCGATCTTCGGACGGGCGCGGGAGATGCTTGCGAGGAAAGTCGATTTCCCGGCGTTCGGGAGCCCGACCAGCCCGACGCTCGCGATGAGCTTCAGCGTGAGCCGGAGGCGGCGCCCCTCCCCCGGGATTCCCGGTTGGGCGTAATCGGGGGCCTGGTTCGTCGAGGTGGCGAAGGTGGCGTTACCCCGCCCCCCCCTCCCGCCGCCGGCGACGACCACGGAATCGCCGTCCCGGGTAAGGTCCGCGAGCGTTTCCCCGCTGTCGGCGTCCTGGACCATGGTCCCGGCGGGGACGGGGATCACGAGGTCCTCGGCGTTTCGCCCGTGCATCTTCTTTCCCTTTCCGTGCACGCCCCGGCGGGCCCGGAAGAGGTTCCGGTACCGGAAGTCGAGCAGGGTGGCGAGGCCGGGGACGGCACGCAGGACGACGCTAGCGCCGTTCCCGCCGTTTCCGCCGTCCGGCCCCCCGCGGGGCACATGTTTTTCCCGGCGAAAGCTGGAACACCCCCGCCCGCCGTCTCCGGAGCGGACGGTGATGGTGACCTCGTCGACGAAGCGCATGGAGAGGAAAGAACTACGATGCGTAGAGGACGGACACCCTCTTGCGGTCTTTCCCGAACCGCTGGAACTGGACCGTCCCGTCGATCAGGGCGAACAGGGTATGGTCCCTTCCGACCCCGACGTTCTGTCCGGGATGGACGGCGGTTCCCCGCTGGCGCACGATGATCGAGCCGGCGGTCACCAGTTCCCCGCCGTAGGCCTTCACGCCGAGCCGCTTGCTCTGGCTGTCCCGCCCGTTCCGGGAGCTTCCGACCCCTTTTTTGTGCGCCATGGCGCGATCCTCCCTGCGGTTATCCTACCCGGATTTCCCGGACCGAGAGCCGGGTGAAGGCCTGGCGGTGCCCCTGCTTGCGGGCGTAGTTCTTCCGCCGCTTGAACTTGTAGACCACGATCTTCTTCCCCTTGCCATCCCCGAGCGAGACGCAAAGGACCTTCGCGTTCGGGACGGTGGGGGCGCCCACGGTCGTTCCCTGTTCGGAGGAGACGAGCAGCACGTCGGTGAGCTCGACCTCGGAGCCGGTCTCGACCGGGAGCTTCTCGACCTGGATGACATCCCCGGGGGCGACGCGGAGCTGCTTCCCCCCGGTGCGGACCACGGCATACATGTTCACGACCCTCCGTTCAGGGCTCGAATAGGAACAAATCATGATAAAGAAGTCCTTTTTCGCTGTCAACCCGGAATTCGACCCGGTATTCGACCCGGAATTCGACACATGGGATGGGGTATCCTGTTCCTGAGTCGGCCGGAAGCGGAAAGGCGGGGGAATGGAAACCCGGGACGTCCTGATCGTCGGGGGGGGGCCTGCGGGCCTTCTTCTGGCGCACAACTTCCAGGAGCACGGGATCGACTACCGGGTCCTCGAGCGGGGGAAGGTGGCCCAGGCCTGGCGGATGATGCGCCAGGGGATGACGCTGCTCTCCCCGGCCGTTCCCGGGACCGACTGGACGTCGCTCTCGCTCCGGCATCCTATCTGGGCGCTTCCGGGGACCCGGAAACCGTTCCCCAGCCGGGAGGATTTCCTCTGCTACGTCGAGTCCTTCACCCGGGAGAACCTGCTCCGGGTGACGGAGAATACCGCGGCGGTCCGCGCGGTCGTCGTCCCGGGGGGATTCATGGTGGAGACCTCTTCCGGGGAGATGGCCTGTCGCTTCCTCGTGCTGGCCTCCGGATCGACTACCGTTCCCGCCTACCCGGACGTTCCGGGGGTCGGGAACAATCCGTACGTCCTCCATGCCTCCGATTTCATCCATTGCATGGCCTACACGGGGAAGCGGGTCCTGATCGTGGGCGGCGGAAACTCCGCCGCGGAGATCGCGATCGAGCTGGCCGGCACCGCCCGGGTGACGATCTGCACGAGGGGGCCGATCCGCTACTTCTCCGCCACGGGGGAGCTGGAGGATATCCGGGGGTCGTCGGAGAGCATCCTCAAGGAGTGCGTCCGGTTCGGGATCGTCCGGCTCCGGGAGGAGGATCCTCCCGCCGCCGTCTCGGGGAGGCGGGTCCGGTTCCGGATGGGCGAGGAGGAGGAGTTCGACTGGATCCTCTGCGCGACCGGATACCGGCCGGCCTGGGTCCCCATGGAGGGAGGGACGGTGCAGGTGGGGGAGGGGGGATTCCCGGTGATCTCCGCGACGGGGGAATCGACCGTCCCCGGGCTCTACTTCTGCGGGTCGCTCGCCCGTTTCCACCGGCGCTGCGCCTTCATCCACGGCTTCCGGAACTACGTCGAGAAGGTCTTCTGGGACATCGCCGACAAGGTCTAGGCCGGTTCAGCTCCCCGGGGTGATGTTCTCCGGGAGCCGGTACTGGATCGCCTCGGCCACGTGCTGGGCGGCGACCCGTTTCTCGCGCGCCAGATCGGCGATCGTCCGGGCGACCCGTCCCGTCTTGTTCAGCGCCCTTCCGGACAGCTTCAGCCGGTCCGCCGCGCGCACGAGAAGGATCCGCGCCTCGGGGGCGAACGAGGAGATCAGCTCGGAAAAGGGGGCTCGCGCGTCCCCGTTCGTGCGCCAGGGGCGGCCGGAATGCCGCTTCGCCTGGATCCGCCGGCATTCCATGACCCGCCCGCGCACCGTCGCCGAGTCTTCCCCCCACGATCCGGCCGACCATTCGTCGCCGGGAACCGGGACGACCGAGAGGGAGAGGTCCACCCGGTCCAGGAGCGGCCCGGAGAATTTCCGGGAGAATCTCTCGCGCAGCGCGGGGGTGCACCGGCAGACCTTCCGGGGGTGCCCGGCGTTCCCGCACGGGCAGAGATTGGTGGCGGCGAGGAGGAGGAACCGGCAGGGGAACCGGCAGGCGGTTCCGGCCCGCGCGATCACGACCTCCCCGGACTCGAGCGGCTGTCGGAGCGACTCCCGCACCTCCGGCCGGAACTCGGAGAACTCGTCGAGGAAGAGGACCCCGCCGTGGGCGAAGCTCGCCTCCCCGGGGCGGGGGGGGGAGGCGCCCCCGAGCAGTCCCGCCCGGGTGACCGAGTGGTGGGGCGCACGGAAGGGCCGGCGGGTCAGGATGGAGGGCCAGGGAGGCTCTCCCGCGGCGCTGTAGATCCGCGCGGTCTCCAGCGCCTCCTCCCCCGAGAACTCGGGAAGGATCCCGGGGATCCGCTCCGCGAGCATGGTCTTCCCGCACCCCGGGGGGCCGGCGAACAGCAGCGGATGGTTCCCGGCGGCGGAAATCTCCAGGACCCTGCGTCCGAGCGGCTGGCCGACCACGTCCCGAAGATCCATCGCCGGGGAGCCGGGCGAAACGGGAAGAGGGGCGGGGCCGGGATCCGGCGGCTCCGGCGATTCCCCGGAGAGGCGGAAGGCGGCCTGCCGGAGCGAATCCGCCGTGAGGACCCGGATGCCGGGAACCAGAGCGGCTTCCGACCGGTTCGCGGCGGGGACGAGGATCCCCGCGAGCCCCATCTCCCGGGCCAGAAGCCCCTGCGGCAGGACTCCGCGAACCGGCTTGAGGGAGCCGTCCAGCGACAGTTCCCCCGCCACCAGGTAGTCCCTCAGCGCGTCTCCCGGGAAGACCCCTTCCGCGCAAAGCAGGGAGAGGGCGATCGGAAGGTCGAGCAGAGCCCCCTCTTTCCTCAGGTCCGCGGGGGCCAGGCTGATCGTGATCTTCCGGCCCGGGTAGGGGAGGCCGGAATTGCGGATGGCCGCACGGATCCGGTCGGCGCTTTCCCGGACCGACCCTCCCGGAAGGCCCACGAGCGTCAGGGAAGGCAATCCGCGGGAGATGTCGGTTTCCACTTCGACCGGGATCGCTTCGATCCCGGACAGGGTCGCGGTCAGCACCCGGACCAGCACGCGGCCTCCCCCGGCCTCCCCCCGGTTTCCGGAGGACCGGTTCCGGGAGGGGGCGATCGTTTCCCTCCGGGAGGTGCAACCCTCGTACCGGCCGGTAACGCTTCGGGGTGCGCCCGTCCAGCGTCCGCCTGGACCGGCGCCCGGACATTCCGGACCGGAGGGGGACCGGGAAACCGATGGCCGAGGGAGGTTTGTTGATGGGGGAGGTCGTTTCGAATAGAATGTCGGAGACGAGGCCGGTCCCGGACCGGTCCGGGGGGAGGCGTTGCCCAAGGACGGAAGGGTGAGCATGGCCGACGTATCGGGGAAGGGGGAAACCGTCCGGACGGCGGTCGCCGAAGGGAGGGTGTTCCTGTCCCGTCCGGCCTGGGAAATGCTGAGGAAGGGAGAGATCCCGAAGGGAGATGTCCTGTCGGTGGCGCGCGTGGCCGGGATCTCCGCGGCCAAGGACACCTCCCGGATCCTTCCCCTGTGCCACCCGCTCCCGCTCGATTCGGTCCGGGTCGATCTTTCCCTCCCCGCGCCGGGAGAGGTGCGGATCGAGGCGGAGGCCAAGACCTGCGCGAAGACGGGGGTCGAAATGGAGGCGCTCACCGCGGTGGCCGCCGCAGCGCTCTGCGTCTACGACATGGCCAAGCCGGTGGACCGGTCGATCCGGATCGAGGGGATCCGCCTGCTGCGGAAAACCGGCGGGAAACTCGGAGACTACGTGGCGCCCGGCCTGGAAAGCCCCCGGCGGAGCCGGACCGCCAGCCGGGCGGCCTCCCGGGATTCCTCCTCCGGCAGCGGGCGCGGGCCGAAACGGTCCAGGTGATAGAGGCGGAGGAAGCGCCCTGCCTCCTCCGCGAGCAACGGGGATCCCTGCACCGCGCGGTCCAGCATCTCCTCCAGCGTCGTGCCGGGGGAGCGCCGTAATCCTTTCGAGGCAAGGAATTTCAGAAGACGGCCGTAGGAGCGGGGAAGCCGCTCCCCGGCGCGTCCGGTTCCAAAGAGGACCGGCGGGCGGAATCGCTTCCGCAGGATCCACGCGAGGGAAACCGCGCAGGCCGACACGACGGCCGCTGCCCCCGCGGTCCGCCCACGAGGGAGTCCTTCCCACCCCCGGATCCGGTCCCGGAGACTCCAGCGGGCGCGACGCACGGCGGTCCAGCTCCGGGACACCGCTTCCGCCTGCATCTTCAGCGAGTAGTTGATCACGTACTTGTTCCACCGCTGCCGCGCCCAGTCCAGGTAGATTCCCAGCAGCCCGGTTTTCACGGAGAAGGGGGAGTCCCCTCCGGCCGGGGGGGTGGCGTCCAGCGTGACCCAACGGCCCTCGATCCATCCTTCCGTCCAGGCGTGGGCGTCGGACTGCCGGACGATCAGGTAGTTCCCGGGGGCGCTCCACTCCCCCCCGAGATACCCCGCGGCGACCCTGGCGGGGATCCCGGCGGAACGCAGGAGCAGCGCGAGACCGGTGGCGTAGTGCTCGCAATACCCCGCCTTCCGGACGAAGAGGAATTCCTGGACCGTGCCGGCCGGATCGTCCAGCGTGTACCGGAAGCCCGACCGGAAGTGCGAAAGAAGCCGTTCCGCCTTCTCCCGGTCGGTCCCCGCCCCCGCCGCGATCCGTTCCGCCAGGCCGCGGACATCCTCCATCCCGGGCGGGAGGGCGAGGGCTCCGTCCCGGGCGGCGGGGAGCAGTTTTTCCCGGGAGGAGCCGCCCTGCGCGAACCGGACCCGGTACCGCACCGCGGAGCGCAACGGCTCCTGGAACGAGTAGCTTCCCGCAAGGTCGGTCCACAGGTGCCCGAGGTCCCCCTCGATGGTGACCGGCGTCCCGTAGACGAAGAGCGCCGGGTGGCTCGCGGGCTCCAGGACGATCTCGGCCGTGGAGAGCGGTCCCCCGGTAGGGGGGGAACCGGCGAGATAGTAGAACCCGCTCCGGGAGACGCCGACCAGGGGAGTTCCGCCGCGCCTCCAGCGCGAGCCGTCGAACCGGGAATAGACCGCTCCCCGGAGGTAGAGGTCCGTCGGTACGGTCGAGGGGGCCAGCTCCGGAAACTCGATCCGGGCAGCGACCCTCCGGTCGGTCTTGGCGGAGGTGACGTCCCGGAGGGTGATCGTGTCGGAAAACCCCGGAAGCCCGGCCGACCGGCTCAGGTGCCGAAGGATGTGACCGATCCCGATCCGGGGGATCGCCACGAAGAGTACGGCCGTCATCGCGAAACCGGCGACGGCGGCCAGCGAAAGCAGACGGACCGCGAATCCCGGGAGGACCTCCGCCGCGGCCTCCCGGAGCTCCGCCTCCTCCTCCAGGTGAAGGGCCCACATCGCCCCCGCGGAGAGCCCGAGAAAGAGAAGAAGGAAAAGGGCGAACTGGATCTCCGAGGAGACGGCGGCGGCGGCGAGAAACTCGAGGAAGGAGACGGCGCAGAGCTGCCAGCCGTCCCGGGTCGTCTTGGGAAGGAGGAACTTGACCG is a window of Deltaproteobacteria bacterium GWC2_65_14 DNA encoding:
- a CDS encoding nicotinate (nicotinamide) nucleotide adenylyltransferase; amino-acid sequence: MPPPRTSAALFGGTFDPFHIGHLRMAIEVKEAFSLPRVVFLPARHPPHKPGQPVSDAAQRLAMTAAAIRGIPGFEVSDLELRREGPSYSLDTVLEFRRAGPGVDWLFVMGADSFAEIATWHRYREFLAACDFILLPRPGAAGEPSPPEGLRIEKEKPHCYSWNGESYLLPGGRKLFCPAFPALDISSRGIREKVACGKSIRGLVPPEVEKHIAGNRLYTRPGEG
- a CDS encoding 50S ribosomal protein L21 — protein: MYAVVRTGGKQLRVAPGDVIQVEKLPVETGSEVELTDVLLVSSEQGTTVGAPTVPNAKVLCVSLGDGKGKKIVVYKFKRRKNYARKQGHRQAFTRLSVREIRVG
- a CDS encoding molybdenum cofactor biosynthesis protein C: MADVSGKGETVRTAVAEGRVFLSRPAWEMLRKGEIPKGDVLSVARVAGISAAKDTSRILPLCHPLPLDSVRVDLSLPAPGEVRIEAEAKTCAKTGVEMEALTAVAAAALCVYDMAKPVDRSIRIEGIRLLRKTGGKLGDYVAPGLESPRRSRTASRAASRDSSSGSGRGPKRSR
- a CDS encoding glutamate 5-kinase: MNPDSAAARASLLRSRRIRRVVVKLGSGTLADVEAGLRLPTIRALASQVTASWERDGIRFVVVTSGAIAAGRKKLGMREKPRTIALKQAAAAVGQTTLMQAYERAFERRGRQVGQLLLTHEDFESRERYINARNTIETLLARGIVPIINENDTVATEEIRLGDNDHLAALVTQMVGADLMVLLTDRKGVFDRDPLRHRDARLLPLLERITEERIRAASGQSRGTVGTGGMGSKLLSARLASDSGIPVVIASGLSPRSLADILAGKEVGTLILPGGPGKANRRKMWIAYARHPHGTITVDDGAILVLREQGKSLLPAGITGVRGTFRSGDAVSISDRRGREVARGISSWDSGQVEAGMGKKTPDVRALLGENLPAEVVHRDNLTILPRHEGAGEGKRADR
- a CDS encoding GTPase ObgE is translated as MRFVDEVTITVRSGDGGRGCSSFRREKHVPRGGPDGGNGGNGASVVLRAVPGLATLLDFRYRNLFRARRGVHGKGKKMHGRNAEDLVIPVPAGTMVQDADSGETLADLTRDGDSVVVAGGGRGGRGNATFATSTNQAPDYAQPGIPGEGRRLRLTLKLIASVGLVGLPNAGKSTFLASISRARPKIADYPFTTLSPVLGMVSHRDEDFVVADLPGLIEGAHRGAGLGHRFLKHAERTEVLVHVLDSSKPPREIAAAYRTVREELERFNPGLVARPALLAFNKTDLPGAREAAEKARAMLKIPEGNAYYISAATGMGVKTLLDALVALRRRPTA
- a CDS encoding ribosome silencing factor translates to MTAITTRETLIRCARMAQEKKAVGIRALDVRESASFTDYFLICSGTSDRQVTTIAGHIEETLRKEGTRPFVVEGVRDGRWVLLDYADMVVHVFLDEVREFYKFDRLWGSAAEIPVPEDQ
- a CDS encoding glutamate-5-semialdehyde dehydrogenase; the encoded protein is MTELRNSVNEVCRAAREAAARIGHAGASEKNRALSAMARGLREQSERILRENRTDLAAAADRGLSGAMVDRLALDEGRIAQMAAGIEEVVSLPDPVGEVERMWRRPNGLWVGKMRIPLGVIGIIYESRPNVTADSAALCVKSGNAVILRGGSEAIHSNLAIAEILREALASSGLPEDAVSVIRRTDRAAIDEMLRAEEYIDLIIPRGGEGLIRSVAEKSRIPVIKHYKGVCHIYVDEDPDLPQAISVCVNAKVQRPGVCNAMETLLVHERAAGSFLPAAAAEMVRHGVEIRGCPETVRLVPAAKPAREEDWGTEFLDLILAVRVVPSMEAALSHIRTYGSLHTEAILTKDHARAMRFIREVDSSLVLVNASTRFNDGFQLGLGAEIGISTTKIHAFGPMGLTELTTTKFIAFGDGQVRT
- a CDS encoding 50S ribosomal protein L27 — translated: MAHKKGVGSSRNGRDSQSKRLGVKAYGGELVTAGSIIVRQRGTAVHPGQNVGVGRDHTLFALIDGTVQFQRFGKDRKRVSVLYAS